The proteins below are encoded in one region of Microbispora sp. NBC_01189:
- a CDS encoding ubiquinol-cytochrome c reductase cytochrome b subunit has translation MSELRTVPERIAGPAAFLDDRLGAGGFARRNLRKIFPDHWSFLLGEIALYSFVILLLTGTFLTFWFRPSMGEIVYDGTYAPLKGVAMSEAYASTLKISFEVRGGLLIRQIHHWAALIFIGGMMAHALRVFFTGAYRKPRELNWIIGVVILSVALFEGLTGYSLPDDLLSGAGLRVTQGVVIGLPVVGTYVNFFLFGSEYPGEDVISRFYSIHVLLLPGLILALVTAHLILMWVQKHTQFPGRGRTNRNVVGAPFYPAFMAKSGAFFLFTFAVIAGLGTFAQINPVWLYGPYSPADISAGSQPDFYLAFLEGALRIMPAWETNLFGTAQAGTVPLSVVIPALVPLGIIVVGMALYPFLERWITGDHREHHLADRPRDNPHRTSIGMAAIAFYGVLWLFGGNDIISANFRVSLYTTTWAGRILVFVAPALAYMITYRVCLGLQRSDLAVLTHGVESGVIRRLPDGRYVEVHSRPAEDIEAHLRGREPVPVLPYDETVPPKGLRGPIGRLRLRMSRAYGGERIPIANGGPHGENGQAALPAGVSPNALPDGQERALTR, from the coding sequence TTGAGTGAACTGAGAACCGTGCCCGAACGCATCGCCGGGCCGGCCGCATTCCTGGACGACCGCCTGGGCGCGGGCGGCTTCGCGAGACGCAACCTGCGAAAGATCTTCCCCGATCACTGGTCGTTTCTTCTCGGCGAGATCGCGCTGTACTCGTTCGTCATCCTGCTGCTCACGGGCACCTTCCTGACGTTCTGGTTCAGGCCGAGCATGGGAGAGATCGTCTACGACGGCACGTACGCCCCGCTCAAGGGGGTGGCGATGTCCGAGGCGTACGCGTCCACCTTGAAGATCAGCTTCGAGGTCCGGGGCGGCCTGCTCATCCGGCAGATCCATCACTGGGCCGCCCTGATCTTCATCGGCGGCATGATGGCGCACGCGCTGCGGGTCTTCTTCACCGGCGCCTACCGCAAGCCGCGCGAGCTCAACTGGATCATCGGCGTGGTGATCCTCTCCGTCGCGCTGTTCGAGGGCCTGACCGGCTACTCCCTGCCCGACGACCTGCTGTCGGGCGCCGGCCTCCGGGTCACCCAGGGGGTGGTCATCGGCCTGCCGGTGGTCGGCACCTACGTCAACTTCTTCCTGTTCGGGAGCGAGTATCCGGGCGAGGACGTCATCTCCCGCTTCTACTCGATCCACGTCTTGCTCCTGCCCGGCCTGATCCTGGCGCTGGTCACCGCGCACCTGATCCTGATGTGGGTGCAGAAGCACACGCAGTTCCCCGGCAGGGGACGCACCAACCGCAACGTGGTCGGCGCGCCCTTCTACCCGGCCTTCATGGCGAAGTCGGGGGCGTTCTTTCTGTTCACGTTCGCCGTGATCGCCGGTCTCGGCACGTTCGCGCAGATCAACCCCGTCTGGCTGTACGGGCCGTACAGCCCCGCCGACATCTCGGCTGGCTCGCAGCCCGACTTCTACCTGGCCTTCCTCGAAGGGGCGCTGCGCATCATGCCCGCCTGGGAGACCAACCTCTTCGGCACCGCACAGGCCGGCACGGTCCCACTCAGCGTGGTCATCCCCGCGCTGGTGCCCCTGGGGATCATCGTCGTCGGAATGGCGCTCTACCCGTTCCTGGAACGGTGGATCACCGGTGACCACCGCGAGCACCACCTCGCGGACCGGCCGCGCGACAACCCGCACCGCACCTCGATCGGCATGGCGGCCATCGCGTTCTACGGCGTGCTGTGGCTGTTCGGCGGCAACGACATCATCTCCGCGAACTTCCGCGTCAGCCTCTACACGACGACCTGGGCCGGACGGATCCTCGTGTTCGTCGCGCCCGCCCTGGCCTACATGATCACCTACCGCGTCTGCCTGGGGCTGCAGCGCTCCGACCTCGCGGTGCTCACGCACGGCGTGGAGTCGGGGGTGATCAGACGGCTGCCGGACGGCAGGTACGTCGAGGTCCACTCGCGACCGGCGGAGGACATCGAGGCGCATCTGCGCGGCCGGGAGCCGGTGCCGGTGCTGCCGTACGACGAGACCGTGCCCCCCAAGGGCTTGCGCGGGCCGATCGGCAGGCTGCGCCTGCGGATGTCCAGGGCGTACGGCGGGGAGAGGATCCCGATCGCGAACGGCGGCCCGCACGGCGAGAACGGGCAGGCCGCACTCCCGGCGGGCGTGTCCCCGAACGCCCTTCCGGACGGGCAGGAGCGCGCGCTGACGCGCTGA